A section of the Corynebacterium tuberculostearicum genome encodes:
- the serA gene encoding phosphoglycerate dehydrogenase, producing MSKPVVLIADKLAQSTVTALGDSVEVRWVDGPNRAELLAAVPEAEALLVRSATTVDAEVLEAATKLKIVGRAGVGLDNVDIPTATDKGVMVVNAPTSNIHSACEQAIALLLATARQIPAADQSLREGEWKRSSFKGVEVYGKTIGIVGFGHIGQLFAQRLNSFETTIIAHDPYANPARAAALGVELVELEELMSRSDFVTIHLPKTPETAGMFDRELLAKAKPGQILINAARGGLVDEAALAESIESGHHRGAGFDVYATEPCTDSPLFKLPQVTVSPHLGASTVEAQDRAGTDVAESVLKALEGEFVPDAVNVSGGAVREEVAGWLDLARKLGLTAGRLLGQAPVAVEVEACGELSTEDVEVLGLSAVRGLFSGVTSEPVTFVNAMQIAHSRGVEVEVSTNAESKGHRSSLQVKVIGADGEVSSLTGALIGIDGTEKFIRINGRGVDMRATGRNLFFRYADAPGALGTVGTKLGAAGINIVAAALTHGKQESDAVLILRVEAEVPEHLIAEINAALGAECEQLNMEA from the coding sequence ATGTCGAAGCCGGTAGTCCTTATTGCCGATAAATTAGCCCAGTCCACGGTTACGGCCTTGGGGGACTCTGTTGAGGTCCGTTGGGTGGATGGGCCGAACCGTGCCGAGCTCCTCGCGGCGGTTCCGGAGGCCGAGGCTTTGCTGGTGCGCTCTGCCACAACCGTTGATGCAGAGGTATTGGAAGCGGCCACAAAGCTCAAGATTGTGGGCCGTGCCGGAGTGGGGCTGGACAATGTCGATATTCCAACGGCCACAGACAAGGGCGTCATGGTGGTCAACGCGCCGACATCTAATATTCACTCTGCGTGTGAACAGGCAATTGCACTGCTCTTAGCGACGGCGCGCCAGATACCAGCGGCCGACCAGTCCCTGCGCGAAGGGGAGTGGAAGCGTTCTTCTTTCAAGGGCGTAGAGGTCTATGGAAAGACCATCGGCATTGTTGGCTTTGGTCACATTGGCCAGCTCTTTGCCCAGCGACTGAATTCCTTTGAGACGACCATCATCGCGCACGATCCCTATGCCAACCCGGCTCGCGCGGCAGCGTTGGGCGTGGAATTAGTAGAGCTAGAAGAGCTGATGTCGCGTTCCGATTTCGTGACCATTCACTTGCCAAAGACTCCGGAGACAGCCGGAATGTTTGATAGGGAACTTTTGGCCAAGGCGAAGCCGGGACAGATTCTCATTAACGCTGCGCGAGGCGGTTTGGTAGATGAAGCGGCCCTGGCTGAGTCCATTGAGTCGGGACATCATCGAGGTGCGGGCTTTGACGTTTATGCCACGGAACCGTGCACTGATTCTCCGCTCTTTAAGCTGCCGCAAGTCACCGTGTCCCCGCACCTAGGCGCCTCCACTGTAGAAGCCCAGGACCGTGCGGGAACCGATGTAGCGGAGTCTGTCTTGAAGGCGCTTGAAGGAGAGTTTGTGCCGGATGCGGTCAACGTCTCTGGCGGGGCAGTGAGAGAAGAGGTTGCTGGTTGGTTGGACCTCGCCCGCAAGCTAGGACTTACTGCTGGCCGCCTTTTGGGACAAGCCCCCGTTGCCGTCGAGGTGGAGGCCTGTGGCGAGTTGTCTACCGAAGACGTGGAAGTGCTAGGACTTTCTGCCGTCCGGGGTCTGTTTAGCGGCGTGACTTCGGAGCCGGTGACCTTTGTCAATGCAATGCAGATCGCGCATAGTCGTGGGGTAGAGGTTGAGGTATCTACTAATGCGGAGTCCAAGGGGCACCGCTCTTCCCTGCAGGTGAAGGTTATTGGTGCTGATGGCGAGGTCTCCTCGCTCACCGGCGCGCTTATCGGCATCGATGGAACCGAAAAGTTCATTCGCATCAACGGCCGCGGCGTAGATATGCGTGCTACCGGCCGCAACCTCTTCTTCCGCTACGCGGACGCCCCAGGTGCACTGGGAACGGTGGGTACCAAGTTGGGTGCTGCGGGAATCAATATCGTCGCGGCTGCACTTACGCACGGTAAACAGGAATCTGATGCTGTGCTGATTCTGCGCGTGGAGGCCGAGGTACCAGAGCATCTCATCGCCGAAATTAATGCGGCCTTGGGTGCTGAATGCGAACAGTTGAACATGGAAGCATAA
- a CDS encoding 3-isopropylmalate dehydrogenase, producing MKLAVIGGDGIGPEVTAEALKVLRAVRSDIETTEYDLGARRYLRNGELLADADLKSLREHDAILLGAIGAPGEVPPGVLERGLLLKMRFALDHHVNLRPSKLYPTASSPLAEPGDIDFVVVREGTEGLYCGNGGTLREGTEHEVASEVSQNTRFGVERVVRDAFARAAQRHKHLTLVHKTNVLVNAGGLWQRTVNEVAAEFPEVEVDYQHIDAATIYMVTDPARYDVIVTDNLFGDILTDLAGAVTGGIGLAASGNIDASGANPSMFEPVHGSAPDIAGKGIADPTAAILSAAMLLRHVGDESNAQRIEDAVAQDVAHRGDGPLKTVEVGDRIAQLLVA from the coding sequence ATGAAACTTGCGGTGATTGGCGGCGACGGGATTGGACCAGAAGTGACAGCCGAGGCACTCAAGGTGCTGCGAGCGGTTCGCTCCGATATCGAAACCACCGAGTATGACCTCGGTGCGCGGCGTTATCTGCGCAATGGGGAGCTTCTTGCGGACGCTGACTTGAAGAGCCTGCGAGAACACGATGCGATCCTGTTGGGGGCGATCGGCGCCCCAGGTGAGGTGCCGCCGGGCGTGCTGGAGCGGGGGCTGTTGCTTAAGATGCGGTTTGCGCTGGATCATCACGTGAACCTGCGTCCCTCTAAGCTCTATCCCACCGCTTCCTCCCCGCTGGCTGAACCGGGCGATATTGATTTCGTTGTGGTGCGCGAAGGTACCGAGGGTTTGTACTGCGGAAACGGCGGCACTTTGCGGGAAGGTACTGAGCATGAGGTAGCCAGTGAGGTATCGCAAAATACCCGCTTCGGCGTGGAGCGTGTAGTGCGCGATGCGTTTGCGCGAGCAGCGCAGCGCCATAAGCATCTGACCTTGGTGCACAAGACAAATGTCTTGGTCAATGCTGGTGGTTTGTGGCAACGCACTGTTAATGAAGTCGCCGCCGAGTTTCCAGAGGTTGAGGTGGATTATCAGCATATTGATGCGGCGACCATTTATATGGTGACCGATCCGGCGCGCTATGACGTCATTGTCACCGATAACCTTTTCGGAGATATTCTCACCGATTTGGCGGGCGCGGTAACCGGCGGCATCGGCCTTGCTGCCTCCGGAAACATCGATGCCTCTGGCGCGAATCCTTCCATGTTCGAGCCGGTGCACGGTTCTGCGCCAGATATTGCGGGAAAGGGGATTGCAGATCCAACGGCGGCAATCTTGTCCGCCGCCATGCTGCTTCGCCACGTAGGCGATGAGTCCAACGCCCAGCGGATTGAGGATGCTGTGGCACAAGATGTTGCGCACCGCGGCGATGGGCCGCTAAAGACCGTCGAAGTCGGTGACCGAATCGCCCAGCTTCTCGTCGCATAG
- a CDS encoding fumarylacetoacetate hydrolase family protein produces MRLGRIAHPEGICFAIIDGPKDAPMEELVAKEIAGTPFTPPEPTGREWKLNEVRLLAPTLPTKVVALGRNYADHVAEVFKKSADSLPPTIFIKPSTAVIGPDAAIKIPDYATNVEFEGELAVVISKPSKNIKAENWKDHVLGYTICNDVSSRDLQFKDGQWARAKGIDTFCPLGPWIETDLDSLNLDDQKINAYLTHEGSREQKQDSNTDQMIVKMGGILEEISAAYTLLPGDVITTGSPAGTAPMVPGDTIEIEIPGLGTLRNTIHRA; encoded by the coding sequence ATGCGTTTAGGACGAATTGCACACCCCGAAGGAATCTGTTTTGCCATTATCGATGGGCCAAAAGACGCCCCAATGGAAGAGTTGGTAGCAAAGGAAATTGCTGGCACGCCCTTCACCCCGCCGGAGCCAACCGGCCGTGAGTGGAAGCTTAACGAGGTTCGCCTCTTGGCGCCGACCCTTCCCACCAAGGTGGTAGCGCTTGGACGCAACTATGCGGACCACGTTGCCGAGGTTTTCAAAAAGTCTGCCGATAGCCTGCCTCCCACCATCTTCATCAAGCCATCTACCGCGGTCATTGGCCCGGATGCAGCGATCAAGATCCCGGACTACGCCACCAACGTCGAGTTTGAGGGCGAGCTTGCCGTGGTCATTTCTAAGCCGTCGAAGAATATCAAGGCCGAGAACTGGAAAGACCACGTGCTGGGCTATACCATCTGTAACGACGTTTCCTCCCGCGACCTGCAGTTTAAGGATGGTCAATGGGCTCGTGCCAAGGGGATTGACACTTTCTGCCCGCTCGGCCCGTGGATCGAAACCGATCTGGATAGCTTGAATCTAGACGATCAGAAGATTAATGCGTATCTGACGCACGAGGGTTCTCGCGAGCAAAAGCAGGATTCCAATACGGACCAGATGATCGTGAAGATGGGCGGCATTTTGGAGGAGATCTCCGCTGCCTATACCTTGCTGCCTGGTGATGTCATCACCACCGGCTCCCCGGCTGGCACCGCTCCTATGGTCCCAGGTGACACCATCGAGATCGAGATCCCGGGCCTCGGCACCCTGCGCAATACCATCCACCGTGCGTAA
- a CDS encoding class I SAM-dependent methyltransferase yields MEERYQSTERVWSGNPNATLVDYAAGLKPGTALDIGCGEGADALWLKNHGWDVLGIDFAPTAVARTRARGVAAQVATFSDFSHEPFDLVSVHYGGVRATPEEVEKLERLVAPGGTLLFVHHDMESAEIAMPEWLAENLQELEAVELTRRERHLTEGAGAHHRSDVVLVAKRAA; encoded by the coding sequence ATGGAGGAACGCTACCAGAGTACTGAGCGGGTGTGGTCGGGCAATCCCAATGCGACCCTTGTCGATTACGCCGCGGGGCTTAAGCCCGGTACCGCCCTCGACATTGGGTGCGGGGAAGGTGCGGATGCGCTCTGGCTAAAGAACCACGGCTGGGATGTCTTGGGCATTGATTTCGCCCCGACTGCCGTCGCACGCACTAGGGCCCGCGGTGTCGCGGCGCAGGTCGCAACGTTTAGTGACTTTAGCCATGAGCCCTTTGACTTGGTCAGCGTCCACTATGGCGGGGTACGCGCCACGCCAGAAGAGGTGGAGAAGCTAGAGCGTTTGGTGGCTCCAGGCGGAACACTGCTCTTTGTCCATCACGATATGGAGTCGGCTGAGATAGCGATGCCCGAATGGCTAGCGGAGAATCTGCAAGAGCTAGAGGCCGTCGAGCTGACCCGCCGCGAGCGCCACCTGACAGAAGGCGCCGGTGCGCACCACCGCAGCGACGTCGTGCTCGTCGCCAAGCGTGCAGCCTAG
- a CDS encoding isochorismate synthase: protein MHEDRPSTAPDFLLSRATGSVRTQGARHTFNDTAAAISALRSKDVDMVVGAIPFDSDTPAALTVPEAIIREEGPLEPHAYYRNKSLNSRVVGFDPEPEEHLRRVEAAIGTIETSKLDKVVLARAVDIEFPEAIDPRLVAARLIDLSANRDGFIADLSPAGRPGAMLVGSSPEVLVKRQGSTVSAFPLAGSSPRRATAAEDHIAGQDLLHSAKDLHEHSFVVEHLRRVLSPLCERLDIPDAPQLISTNEMWHLGTPISGTLKDKDLTALELALAAHPTPAICGTPAEAAQALIETAETDRGFYAGAVGWCDSSGDGEYMVAIRCAEVAGDGLSARAWAGGGIVGDSDAQAELEETTAKLRTILKALSL, encoded by the coding sequence ATGCACGAAGACAGACCAAGCACCGCCCCCGATTTTTTGCTTTCGCGAGCAACGGGGTCTGTCCGTACCCAAGGTGCGCGCCACACTTTTAATGACACCGCCGCGGCAATTTCCGCCCTGCGTAGCAAGGATGTAGACATGGTGGTCGGCGCGATTCCGTTCGACTCTGACACGCCCGCTGCACTGACGGTGCCGGAGGCCATCATCCGCGAAGAGGGCCCCTTGGAGCCGCACGCCTACTACCGCAATAAAAGCCTAAACTCGCGAGTGGTCGGATTCGATCCGGAACCCGAAGAGCACCTACGCCGCGTAGAGGCAGCCATCGGTACCATCGAGACCTCCAAACTGGACAAGGTGGTTTTGGCCCGCGCCGTAGATATCGAATTTCCTGAGGCTATTGATCCGCGCCTGGTCGCGGCGCGCCTTATCGACCTTTCCGCTAACCGCGATGGGTTCATCGCCGATCTCTCCCCCGCCGGCCGGCCGGGCGCGATGCTGGTTGGTTCTTCCCCAGAGGTTTTGGTCAAGCGTCAGGGCTCGACGGTGTCTGCTTTCCCCTTGGCCGGATCGTCACCGCGCCGCGCCACAGCGGCTGAGGATCACATCGCAGGCCAAGATCTCTTGCATTCTGCCAAGGATCTCCACGAGCATTCCTTTGTAGTGGAACACCTGCGCCGGGTGCTTAGCCCATTATGCGAGCGGCTAGACATCCCGGACGCCCCGCAACTTATTAGCACCAATGAGATGTGGCACCTTGGCACGCCGATTTCCGGAACGCTCAAGGATAAAGACTTGACCGCTCTTGAACTTGCCTTGGCAGCACACCCCACACCGGCCATCTGTGGCACCCCTGCAGAGGCCGCCCAAGCTCTCATTGAGACGGCAGAAACGGACCGTGGATTTTATGCCGGAGCAGTCGGCTGGTGCGATAGCTCCGGCGACGGCGAGTACATGGTAGCCATCCGCTGCGCAGAAGTAGCCGGCGATGGGCTATCGGCGCGTGCTTGGGCCGGCGGTGGCATTGTGGGCGATTCCGACGCCCAGGCCGAACTGGAAGAAACCACAGCCAAGCTGCGCACCATTTTGAAGGCGCTCAGCCTCTAG
- a CDS encoding alpha/beta hydrolase family esterase yields MANVTKFLYRSLYLILAAALASAALVCAAPAHAQEGPPPAPAPGPENAPQPAPAPAPAPENAKPVTPQPDGSHLVPEGVKESTPAPVEGGSSDDNAAPGPEGSSLPEPAPRPAMVDTSINPNPPFAPGSMQSLEMEHEGKTRRYLVRIPNHYSPEKAAPVLFGFGGWGDSPENYSSYARMQTTEANNEAIIVYPEGFERAWEAAPYAKTRDGEDIRFIKRILDSVDKDYHVDRNRVYAMGMSNGGGFTSVLGCHAQDTFAAVAMVSGAFYNPVEVNCADAPMNTLIMHGVNDEMMTYEGGDRHEAGYLPVRTVLGGYLKRNRCDMTFQSTPEAGGSERLSFNGCQKDVQLVKVPQDHTWFWQPDTPNVVWDFLSSKTRV; encoded by the coding sequence GTGGCTAATGTTACTAAGTTTCTTTATCGTTCCCTATACCTGATCCTCGCTGCTGCGCTGGCTAGCGCTGCGCTTGTGTGCGCCGCTCCTGCCCATGCTCAAGAAGGGCCACCTCCCGCACCCGCCCCTGGCCCTGAAAATGCACCACAGCCAGCACCAGCTCCAGCACCTGCTCCCGAAAATGCAAAGCCGGTTACCCCGCAGCCTGATGGGTCCCACCTAGTTCCAGAAGGTGTTAAGGAATCCACCCCGGCACCTGTAGAAGGCGGCAGCAGCGATGACAATGCAGCGCCTGGTCCTGAGGGATCGTCTCTTCCCGAGCCAGCGCCGCGGCCGGCAATGGTAGATACCAGCATCAATCCCAACCCGCCGTTTGCGCCGGGTTCCATGCAGTCCCTAGAAATGGAGCACGAGGGCAAGACCCGCAGGTACTTGGTGCGTATTCCTAACCACTATTCGCCGGAAAAGGCGGCGCCCGTTCTCTTCGGCTTCGGTGGGTGGGGAGATTCCCCGGAGAACTACTCCAGCTATGCACGCATGCAGACCACTGAGGCCAATAACGAGGCCATCATCGTCTATCCAGAGGGATTCGAGCGCGCCTGGGAGGCTGCGCCTTATGCTAAGACGCGCGATGGGGAGGATATCCGCTTTATCAAGCGCATTCTTGATTCGGTAGACAAGGACTACCACGTTGATCGAAACCGCGTCTACGCCATGGGTATGTCTAATGGAGGCGGCTTTACCTCGGTGCTTGGCTGCCACGCACAGGACACCTTTGCTGCTGTGGCCATGGTTTCGGGTGCCTTCTACAACCCGGTTGAGGTCAACTGTGCCGATGCGCCGATGAATACCCTCATCATGCACGGCGTTAACGACGAGATGATGACCTATGAGGGCGGTGACCGGCACGAGGCTGGATACCTCCCTGTGCGTACGGTGCTCGGCGGGTACCTGAAGCGCAATCGCTGCGATATGACCTTCCAGTCCACTCCGGAAGCAGGCGGCTCGGAACGCTTGAGCTTTAACGGCTGCCAAAAGGATGTGCAACTGGTTAAGGTCCCGCAAGACCACACCTGGTTCTGGCAGCCAGATACGCCGAACGTGGTCTGGGACTTCCTATCGTCCAAGACCCGGGTATAA
- a CDS encoding choice-of-anchor M domain-containing protein: MKPVCRTTVALGAASLIGLGSLSGTGVAALAPASAHAEESAAACSASDLDLITKGHQDMALSGDSGDLSFTVKDDDKGINHDSETFAIEVSDGLKQPLSGLGDSSLPEEGWVLPQTQDPTAPWLGFNTQELSQDLLAADDTATLSMAIAQGPEDGRIVAYQAELGEPTVLMDTEDGSAWDYPGNSHSHPAFAFTKPGTYAVSFTFELPDGSRHHLHAGFLVGKQAEAKDLCGVDYSEADAATGSDNGADSRPKQLEKDIKDVDKSIAGLDKELEKTLQEGQKFLDGGAPDEAEKDKHSTHKKPANTEKSGAPQKSHAPTSTRSTAPAQKSSSGSQTTTHHSASRVNESASTAKSGKSTSSGSHRSASTSGSSHSTAKKSASTKGTKSSSRAKAKSADARSAQHVPDATDTEDKDSKNVLTDAAAYTSTLAQSSFWAGILAGLGAFALALGIGLLVYVQFSAKRRHHTSTRPVMPRRTSRASISAGPA; this comes from the coding sequence ATGAAACCAGTCTGCCGCACCACGGTGGCCCTAGGCGCTGCCAGTCTCATCGGCCTCGGCTCACTTTCAGGGACGGGCGTAGCTGCCTTAGCCCCCGCCTCCGCCCACGCAGAAGAGTCCGCCGCGGCCTGCTCCGCCAGCGACCTCGATCTCATTACCAAGGGCCACCAAGACATGGCGCTTAGCGGCGATTCCGGCGACCTCAGCTTCACGGTCAAAGACGATGACAAGGGAATCAACCATGACTCTGAGACCTTTGCTATTGAGGTGTCCGATGGGTTGAAACAGCCACTATCTGGGCTCGGCGATAGTTCCCTTCCTGAAGAAGGCTGGGTGCTGCCTCAAACCCAAGACCCCACCGCTCCCTGGCTGGGCTTTAACACCCAGGAGCTATCCCAAGACCTACTCGCTGCTGATGACACCGCAACCTTAAGCATGGCGATCGCACAGGGCCCAGAAGATGGGCGCATTGTGGCCTACCAGGCGGAGCTAGGCGAACCCACGGTGCTCATGGACACTGAAGATGGATCCGCCTGGGATTACCCAGGCAATTCGCATTCCCACCCGGCATTTGCGTTTACCAAGCCCGGAACCTACGCGGTGAGCTTTACCTTTGAGCTTCCCGATGGCTCCCGCCACCACCTCCATGCCGGCTTCCTCGTAGGAAAGCAAGCTGAGGCGAAGGACCTGTGCGGCGTGGACTATTCCGAAGCGGATGCAGCCACTGGTTCTGACAACGGCGCGGATAGCCGCCCCAAGCAACTGGAAAAGGACATCAAAGATGTAGACAAATCCATCGCCGGGTTGGACAAGGAACTGGAGAAGACCCTGCAGGAAGGCCAAAAATTCCTTGACGGCGGCGCACCTGACGAAGCGGAAAAGGACAAGCACTCAACGCACAAAAAGCCGGCGAATACTGAAAAGTCTGGAGCGCCACAAAAGTCCCACGCTCCGACATCAACCCGATCCACTGCCCCTGCGCAAAAGTCCAGTTCTGGTTCACAAACTACGACCCACCACTCGGCTAGCCGTGTCAACGAATCTGCCTCCACCGCAAAATCAGGCAAGAGCACGTCATCTGGCTCGCACCGCTCCGCTTCCACCAGCGGTTCTTCCCACTCGACTGCGAAGAAGTCCGCCAGTACGAAGGGCACAAAATCCTCGTCCCGTGCGAAAGCAAAGTCCGCCGACGCCCGCAGTGCACAGCATGTTCCAGATGCAACCGACACAGAGGACAAGGACAGCAAGAATGTGCTGACCGATGCCGCTGCCTATACCTCTACCCTCGCACAAAGCAGCTTCTGGGCGGGGATCCTAGCCGGACTGGGCGCATTCGCCTTAGCGCTCGGCATCGGGCTGTTGGTCTATGTCCAGTTTTCCGCAAAAAGAAGACACCACACCAGCACCAGGCCAGTGATGCCACGGCGAACATCCCGGGCGTCGATTAGCGCAGGCCCGGCTTAA
- a CDS encoding anchored repeat-type ABC transporter permease subunit, whose protein sequence is MIEISFLDFLRDLANPHLDFLARAVGISVLAAIVCGVVGCYVVLRGMAFIGDAVSHAVFPGLAIAFALQASVLVGGAVAGAVVALLIAAFSQRRHVRADSIIGIFFAAAFALGMVIISRTDGYSASLTSFLFGSLTGVSRSDIIVAASVCALVIAVVVAFGPQLNATCLDRETARAMGLPVVVLDIMLYLCVTAAVVISVSTIGNILVLALLITPAATARLLTTHLATMMWLSALIGALSSFFGIYLAWAIDLPAGATIVLTLTVIFLSVWAIHPLLGARKHAGASLSDAPRPDAPRPDTPRKESVTS, encoded by the coding sequence ATGATAGAAATTTCCTTCCTCGATTTCCTCCGCGACCTGGCTAACCCCCACCTCGACTTTCTCGCCCGCGCAGTAGGTATTTCTGTGCTTGCGGCCATCGTCTGCGGCGTCGTCGGCTGCTACGTGGTGCTGCGCGGCATGGCCTTTATCGGCGACGCCGTCTCCCACGCGGTCTTTCCCGGCTTGGCCATAGCCTTCGCTTTGCAAGCCTCCGTGCTCGTTGGTGGCGCGGTGGCCGGTGCGGTTGTGGCGTTGCTCATCGCCGCCTTTTCGCAGCGCCGCCACGTACGGGCAGATTCCATCATCGGCATCTTCTTCGCCGCTGCCTTTGCCTTAGGCATGGTGATCATCTCGCGCACCGATGGCTATAGTGCTTCGCTGACCAGCTTTCTCTTCGGCTCGCTCACCGGCGTATCCCGCAGCGATATCATCGTCGCGGCCAGTGTGTGCGCACTGGTTATCGCCGTCGTCGTAGCTTTTGGCCCCCAGCTCAACGCCACCTGCCTGGACCGGGAAACCGCCCGCGCCATGGGGCTTCCCGTTGTTGTGCTCGACATCATGTTGTACCTGTGTGTCACCGCCGCCGTGGTCATTTCTGTGAGCACCATTGGCAATATCTTGGTCCTCGCGCTTCTCATCACCCCGGCCGCGACGGCACGCCTGCTTACCACGCATCTTGCGACCATGATGTGGCTTTCCGCCCTCATCGGCGCGCTATCGAGCTTCTTCGGCATCTACCTGGCATGGGCCATTGATCTTCCGGCCGGCGCCACGATCGTGCTCACGCTCACCGTTATTTTCTTAAGCGTTTGGGCCATCCATCCACTCCTCGGCGCCCGCAAGCACGCCGGTGCCTCGCTTTCCGACGCCCCACGTCCCGACGCCCCACGTCCCGACACCCCACGAAAGGAATCCGTTACCTCATGA
- a CDS encoding anchored repeat-type ABC transporter ATP-binding subunit, with amino-acid sequence MAVAKPLISVADLEVSLSHRRVITGANLEVRSGEFIGLLGPNGAGKTTLMRAILGLIPSSGTREIGGIVGYVPQRHEVEWGFPINVYRTVLSGRTGIIGWLKRPRAADHAAAAEALRLVNMEDFSTRPIEELSGGQRQRVLIARALATQPDVLLLDEPFTGLDAPNTESLLELFEELSQRGKAILMSTHNLSEAAHSCHRLVLFNGTVVADDSAPRLLHQTAPWTQTFGVRAGSPLLSAIGVSA; translated from the coding sequence ATAGCCGTGGCTAAACCGCTCATTTCCGTTGCCGACCTGGAAGTATCGCTATCCCACCGGCGCGTAATCACAGGTGCGAACCTAGAGGTCCGATCGGGCGAATTCATTGGGCTCTTAGGCCCCAACGGCGCGGGCAAGACCACGCTTATGCGTGCCATCTTAGGGCTCATCCCATCCTCCGGTACCCGAGAGATCGGGGGAATCGTAGGCTACGTGCCCCAGCGGCACGAGGTGGAATGGGGCTTTCCCATTAATGTGTACCGCACCGTACTCAGCGGGCGCACCGGCATCATTGGCTGGCTCAAACGGCCACGCGCCGCGGACCACGCCGCGGCGGCAGAAGCTCTTCGCCTGGTAAACATGGAAGATTTTTCCACCCGCCCCATCGAGGAGCTCTCCGGTGGTCAGCGCCAACGCGTCCTCATCGCCCGAGCGCTCGCCACGCAACCAGACGTGCTGCTGCTCGACGAGCCCTTCACCGGCCTCGACGCCCCCAATACCGAATCACTACTCGAGCTATTCGAAGAGCTCTCCCAGCGCGGCAAGGCCATCCTCATGTCCACCCACAACCTGTCTGAAGCGGCGCACTCCTGCCACCGCTTGGTCCTCTTTAACGGCACCGTGGTGGCCGATGACTCCGCTCCGCGCCTTCTTCACCAGACCGCTCCGTGGACGCAAACCTTTGGCGTACGCGCCGGTTCTCCCCTGCTTTCTGCCATTGGAGTCTCCGCATGA
- a CDS encoding choice-of-anchor M domain-containing protein, with protein MLKFATRTAIRTAACALTAGLAFSTSPAWAGDLAQVVGAEEQIAPQGEDKVIDTGHVDVGALLDGTDSELMARDDAGDKPVWRHLDDLVFAVGDKAQQTLPETDDFGFVGADSGEKVWVVPQTEQVGVPWLGWNTQAPSLVDAADRGVTMEFLGHSGPGDFSLFLQNGGFEAPQLLWSTAQKSDEDFWVDLNTHTHANWTFTEPGTHQVGIRVKGKTKDGADFSTDGVLTFAVGDDADVQAAQDTTWNPDDAQTAGSSIPTWVFILAGVGAVVLLLALGLVLRSSKRGDSRG; from the coding sequence ATGCTTAAATTCGCTACCCGTACCGCTATCCGCACCGCCGCCTGCGCCCTTACTGCCGGCCTTGCTTTTTCTACGAGCCCTGCCTGGGCCGGCGACCTCGCACAAGTGGTCGGCGCCGAGGAACAGATCGCCCCACAGGGCGAGGACAAGGTCATCGACACCGGCCACGTTGACGTTGGCGCTTTGCTCGACGGCACCGATTCCGAACTCATGGCCCGCGATGATGCCGGCGACAAGCCCGTCTGGCGCCACCTGGATGACCTTGTCTTTGCCGTGGGCGATAAGGCGCAGCAAACCCTGCCAGAGACCGATGACTTTGGCTTTGTAGGCGCCGATTCCGGCGAAAAGGTCTGGGTAGTTCCCCAAACCGAGCAGGTCGGGGTTCCCTGGCTGGGTTGGAATACCCAAGCGCCCTCGCTTGTCGATGCCGCCGATCGCGGAGTCACCATGGAATTCCTCGGCCACTCCGGTCCTGGCGATTTCTCCCTTTTCCTGCAAAACGGCGGCTTTGAAGCGCCACAGCTGCTGTGGTCTACCGCGCAAAAGAGCGACGAAGACTTCTGGGTGGACCTCAATACCCACACCCATGCCAACTGGACGTTTACAGAGCCAGGCACCCATCAGGTAGGTATCAGGGTCAAAGGCAAGACCAAAGATGGCGCCGATTTCAGCACCGATGGCGTGCTCACCTTTGCCGTGGGCGATGATGCCGACGTCCAGGCGGCCCAAGATACTACTTGGAATCCAGACGATGCCCAGACCGCAGGCTCTTCCATCCCCACTTGGGTCTTTATCCTCGCCGGCGTGGGTGCCGTCGTACTCCTGCTGGCCCTTGGCCTTGTACTTCGTTCTTCCAAGCGGGGCGATAGCCGTGGCTAA